In Blattabacterium sp. DPU, the genomic window AAAAATGGAATTCATGTAATTTATGGAAAAGCACGGTTAAAAAAAGGAAAAAAAATAGAAATTTTCAAAAATAAAAAAAGCGAAGAAGAACATTCTGCCTCACATATTATTATTGCTACTGGTGCGATTCCAAAAATTGATAAAAATATAAAATTTCAATATAATGAAAAAAAAATTATAACATATAGAGAAGCTTTATCCTTATCTTCTTTACCAAAAAGAATAATAATCATAGGTTCTGGGTCAATAGGATTAGAATTTGCTTATTTTTATCATTCTATGGGAACAAAAGTAACGATTATCGAAATATGTTCTAATTTATTTCCTAATGGAGATCAGGATATTTCTGATTATTTAAAATATTCTTTTAATAAAATAGGAATTAAAAACTATGTGTCCTCTAGTATAAATAAAATAATTTATAAGAATGAAAATTATGAAGTAGAAATCAAAACCCAATCAGAAAATATTGTATTAAAAGCAGATATTATATTATACGCTACAGGCGTTATTCCCAATATAAAATGTATTGGATTAGATGAAATAGGAATTCAAACAGAAAAAGGATTTATAGTCGTAGATGAAAATTACCGCACAAATATAGATGGATATTATGCAATCGGAGACGTTATTAAAACTCCTTCTTTAGCTCATATTGCATCGCATGAAGCCATAAATTGCATTGATAATATAAAAGGTTTAAATTGTCAAAAAATAGATTACAATAATGTTCCAAAATGTGTTTACTCGCTTCCTGAAATTGCTTCAGTAGGTTATACAGAACAAGAATCTAAAAAAAAAGGATTTCAAATTAAAATAGGAAAATTTCCTTTTAGTGCTTTAGGCAGATCTATTTCTGATGAAAATACTGATGGTTTTGTGAAAGTCATTTTTGATGAAAAATATGATGAATGGTTAGGATGTCATATGATAGGAAATCATGTTACAGATTTGATTTCAGAAGTGGTAGTTGCTAGAAAATTGGAAGCAACTAGCTATGAAATTTTAGGAAGTATACATCCCCATCCTTCATTAAGTGAATCTATTGTAGAATCTATAGCTAACGCTTATGGTAAGTCTATTCATTTGTAAATAAATCAATTAAAAATATATTACTTTCTTCTATATTTCCGCATATAATACGGATTATACATCTACTTTTTTTACATGTTTACATGAAATTCATAATTTTATTGTTTTATGATACATATTATATTGTTTGGCCCACCAGGTTGTGGAAAAGGAACTCAAGCTAAAATCATATCAAATAAATTTGGTTTCATACACCTATCTACTGGAATGATATTTAGAGATCATATGAAAAAAAAAACTAATCTGGGGAAACTAGCAAGTTGTTACATAAATAAAGGAATATTAGTTCCTGATGCAATTACTACAAATATGTTTTACATAGAAATACAAAAATATTTTAATGCTAAAGGAATTATTTATGATGGATATCCTAGAACTAAAAATCAAATCTTTTCTTTAGAAAAAATATTAAAAAAATTTTGTTTAGGAAAAATTAATATAATTTTCTATTTTTTTATTCAAAAAAATTTGATAATAAATAGATTATTAAAAAGAGGAAAAACGAGTTATCGTAATGATGACACGAATATTATTACGGTTCAAAGAAGAATAAAAGAATACGAAAAAGAAACTTCTTTAATATGGAAAAATTATAAATGGAAAAATAATATAATAAGATTAAATGCTTCTTTATCTGTTGAACAAATTTCTTTTTTTGTAGAAAAGAAAATTATAAATCTTTTATAAAAATAATTTCATGAAAAATTGTTTTGTAGATTTTATAAGAATTTTTTGTAAAAGTGGAGATGGAGGGTCAGGATCTATTCATTTTTATAGGGATAAATCTGTAAATAGAGGAGGGCCTGATGGAGGATCAGGAGGAAAAGGAGGAAATATTCTTATTCAAGGAAATTCTCATATTCATACTTTTTTACATTTAAGATATCATAAACATTGGATAGCTAAATCTGGACTTCCTGGAAAAGGAAATAATATAACTGGAGCAAATGGAAAGGATTTATTAATAGAAGTACCTATAGGTACTATAGTAAAAGATGAAAAAAAAAATATAATAATGGAAATAACCCAAAATTTTCAAAAAGAAGTTTTATTCAGAGGTGGGAAAGGTGGAAAAGGAAATGTTTTTTTTAAAAATTCAATTTGTCAATCTCCTTATTATGCACAACCGGGAATTAAAACAAAAGGAAATTGGATTTTTTTAGAATTGAAAATTTTAGCAGATGTAGGATTTATAGGTTTTCCTAATACTGGAAAATCTACTTTACTTTCAACAATTACAAGAGCAAAACCCAAAATAGGAAATTTTGCTTTTACAACTACAATTCCACATATAGGAGTAGTGAAAACAGATTTTAATTCTTTTTTAGTAGCTGATATTCCAGGAATTATAGAAAAAGCTTCCGAAGGAAAAGGATTAGGACATGATTTTTTAAGACATGCAGAACGAAATTCTGTTTTATTATTTTTAATTTCATCAGATACGAAAAATAAAAAAAAAGAATACTTTATTTTATTAAATGAATTAAAAAAATTTAACTCGAATTTTTTGAAAAAAAAACGTTTATTAGCAATATCTAAATCAGATTTAATAAAAGATGAAAAAAAAAAGAAAATAAGAGAATCTTTTTTTAATAAATTCAAAGAAGATATTGTATTTATTTCTTCTTTTACAAAAGAAGGATTATCTGAATTAATACAAAAATTATGGGAAATGATTAAAAAATAATTTTTTAAGAACAAAAAAGTTTTTGTTTTACAATATCTTGATCTATATTTAGTGTTGGTTGAATATTTTCTATGTCAAACATATAATCTACAAATATTTTTTCACAAAATGTTCGTAATCCTCTAGCTCCTAACCCTAATTGTAAAGTTTGATCTACTATAATATTTAGTGCTTCATCTGTTATATTTAAAGATATATGATCCATATCAAACAATTTTTTATATTGCTTGATTAAAGCATTTTTAGGTTCAACTAAGATTTTTTTTAACATATTTTTATTTAATGGATTTAAATAGGTAATAACAGGAAATCTTCCGATTATTTCAGAAATTAATCCAAATTTTTTTAAATCTTCAGCAAGAATATTATTTTCTAAACCATTTTTTTCACTATCTATTTTTTTTCTTTTCTTAGTGATAAAACCTATAGATGTTTTTTCTATTCTGTCAGAAATAATTTTTTCCATTCCATCAAAAGTTCCTCCACCTATAAATAATATATTTTCAGTATTTACTTGTATCATTTTTTGATCTGGATGTTTTCTTCCTCCTTGGGGTGGAACATTAATTACAGATCCTTCCAATATTTTAAGTAATGCTTGTTGAACTCCTTCTCCCGATACATCTCTAGTAATAGAAGGATTATTACTTTTCCTAGAAATTTTATCTATTTCGTCTAAAAAAATAATTCCCTTTTCAGCAGAATCTATATCATAATTAACAGATTGTAATAATTTAGTTAAAATAGATTCTACATCTTCTCCCACATATCCAGCTTCAGTCAAAGTCGTTGCATCAGCTATAGCAAAAGGAACTTTTAATAGTTTTGATATACTTTTTGCTAATAATGTTTTTCCTGTTCCTGTATTTCCAATTAATAATACGTTAGATTTTTCTATTTCTATATTTTTTTTTGTACTATTTTGTTTTTGAATGCGTTTATAATGGTTATAAACAGCAACGGACAGAATTTTCTTTGCTTCATTTTGTCCTATAACATATTGATCTAAAAAAGTTTTAATCTCTTTAGGTTTTTTGATTTCGATAAATTCGTTATTATTTTTATGAGTATTTTTTTCATAAAATTTTTTATGAATTATGGAATAAGTTTTTTCTATACATAAATTACAAATGTGTCCATTTATTCCTGATACAAGAAAAGTAATATTATTTTTATTCCTACCACAAAAATTACATTTTAATGAATCTTCCATACAGAGATTTCTTTTTAAAGGGACAAGCTAAACTACATCACATCGCTACTACCTAATTACCTTTGCTGTGTTCCCACCCTGGAGGAGTTATAGGGAGCTGATTGTGTAGGACTTGTCCCTAGTTTGGTAAATATAAAAAAAAAATCATAAATTCCTGTTTTTTGAATAATAATTATTTATTTAGGTTATTCATATTTTTTACCCAATTGGGTTGTTTTATTGTTATTTTGATGAAAACAAAATATATTTTTGTTACAGGAGGTGTAACTTCTTCGTTAGGGAAAGGAATTATTTCTGCTTCATTAGGTATGTTATTGAAAGCTAGAGGGTATAAAGTTTCTATATTAAAATTAGATCCTTATTTTAATATAGATCCGGGAACTTTAAATCCTTATGAACATGGAGAATGTTTTGTTACAAAAGATGGAGCAGAAACTGATTTAGATTTAGGACACTATGAACGATTTTTAAATCAACCGACAACTAAAGAAAATAATGTAACATCTGGATTAATATATAAAACTGTAATAGATAATGAAAGAAAAGGATATTATTTAGGAACAACTGTACAAGTTATTCCTCATATTACTAATGAAATTAAAAGACGGATTAAAATTCTTGGAGAATCTCGTAATTGTGATATTATTATTACTGAAATAGGAGGAACTGTAGGAGATATTGAAAGTTTACCTTATATTGAATCAGTACGTCAATTAAAATGGGAATTAGGAAAATTTAATGGATTAGTTATTCATTTAACATTACTTCCCTATATAACAGTTACTGGAGAAATTAAAACAAAACCAACGCAACATTCTGTCCGAAATTTGATGGAAAATGGAATACAAGCAGACATTATAGTTTGTAGAACAGAGAAACATATATCCAATAATATTAGAAAAAAATTGGCATTATTTTGTAATGTAAAACCAAAACATGTTATTGAATCAATAGATACCAAAATTATATATGAAATTCCTTGTTTATTACATTTACAAAATTTTGATGAAGTAGTATTAAATCATTTAAATCTATCTACTCTTCCTATTCCAAATCTAAAAAAATGGAAAATTTTTATTAAAAAACATAAAAATCCAAAATTTGAGACTAAAATAGCATTAGTAGGAAAATATGTTTCTTTACACGATTCTTATAAATCAATTATAGAAGCTTTAATTCATGCAGGAACAGAAAATGAAACTTATGTTAATATAAAATGGATTTATTCAGAAATGATTAAAGAAAAAAATTTAAAAAAATATTTTAAAGGAATTTCAGGAATTTTAGTTGCTCCAGGATTTGGAAATAGAGGAATAGAAGGAAAAATACTTGCGGCAAAATATGCAAGGGAAAATGAAATTCCATTTTTTGGAATATGTTTAGGCATGCAAATTGCTGTAGTAGAATTTGCTAGAAATGTATTGGGATTCAAAAAAGCAGAGAGTCATGAAACTAATCCGAATACATCTCATCCAGTAATAAGTTTAATGGAAAAACAAAAAAAATCAACTCATATAGGAGGAACAATGCGTTTAGGAAATTGGAAATGTTCTCTTGTAGAAGGATCTAAAATATTTTCTATTTATGGAGGAAAAAAAGAAATTTTTGAAAGACACCGTCATAGATATGAGTTTAATAATAATTATTTAAAATATTTTTCTAATGCTGGAATGAAAGCAGTTGGTATCAATCCGGAAACAGGTTTAGTAGAAGCATTAGAATTAGAAAATCATATTTTTTTTTTAGGAGTTCAATATCACCCAGAATATCAAAGTACAGTAACAAATCCACATCCCTTATTTACTAATTTTATACAAGTATCTATAGATTCTCAGAATTCTTCTTATATATGAGGAATAGAAATTTAGATTATAGCTCTATCATAGGATTAGTTCTTATATTATTTGTTTTAATAACTTTTACTTATTTTAACAACTATAAAGAATATAAAGAAAAAGAATTAAATTTTAACCATAAAAAATTTGTTGTAAAAAAAGAAATTTTTAGAACAGATAACAATAAAAAAAATAATTTTTTTCTATTAGAAAATAATGTTTTAAAATTTAAACTGTCTAGTTTAGGAGGAATTATTAGTGATGTTATTTTAAAAAAATATAAATCATATGATGATTCATTATCACATCATGCTAAAAACCTTTATTTAATAAAAAATTTTAGTCTAGAATACAAATTATTTTTTCAAAATAAAAAAGGATTTAATATTGATACAAACCTTTTATATTTTAAACCTTTTTTATTCGTAAAAAATGAAAAAAATGGAATAAAAATCCTAATAATGAGAGCTACTAATCCTTATGGAAAAGGATTTATAGATTATATATATAAAATAAGAGAAAATCAATATGATATTCATTTTTCTATTAGAACTCAAAATTTTTCTTCTTTTTTTAAGGAAGGATATAGATGTCATTTAAGATTAGAACATAATATTTTATCCTTAGAAAAGGATAGAGATTGGGAAAATTCTTATACTCAAGTTTATTATTCTATTTTTAATGAAAATTCTATTTCTTCTGTAAAATATTTATCTGAGAAAAAAACAGAAGATAAAAATATAGATGAAACAAATTGGATAGCTCATAAACAACAATTTTTTTCTTTTATTTTTATTCCCGATAAAAAATTAAAAAATGTTTTTATTAAATCTGAAAATTTTTTTTCTGGATCTTTTTTAAAAAAAATTC contains:
- the lpdA gene encoding dihydrolipoyl dehydrogenase → MHFDVIILGSGPGGYVASIRAAQLGMKTAVVEKESLGGICLNWGCIPTKSLLNSAKILQSIKKNGELFGIKNESIEIDYPKIISKSRKIVDKIKKGVSFLMKKNGIHVIYGKARLKKGKKIEIFKNKKSEEEHSASHIIIATGAIPKIDKNIKFQYNEKKIITYREALSLSSLPKRIIIIGSGSIGLEFAYFYHSMGTKVTIIEICSNLFPNGDQDISDYLKYSFNKIGIKNYVSSSINKIIYKNENYEVEIKTQSENIVLKADIILYATGVIPNIKCIGLDEIGIQTEKGFIVVDENYRTNIDGYYAIGDVIKTPSLAHIASHEAINCIDNIKGLNCQKIDYNNVPKCVYSLPEIASVGYTEQESKKKGFQIKIGKFPFSALGRSISDENTDGFVKVIFDEKYDEWLGCHMIGNHVTDLISEVVVARKLEATSYEILGSIHPHPSLSESIVESIANAYGKSIHL
- a CDS encoding nucleoside monophosphate kinase: MIHIILFGPPGCGKGTQAKIISNKFGFIHLSTGMIFRDHMKKKTNLGKLASCYINKGILVPDAITTNMFYIEIQKYFNAKGIIYDGYPRTKNQIFSLEKILKKFCLGKINIIFYFFIQKNLIINRLLKRGKTSYRNDDTNIITVQRRIKEYEKETSLIWKNYKWKNNIIRLNASLSVEQISFFVEKKIINLL
- the obgE gene encoding GTPase ObgE; this translates as MKNCFVDFIRIFCKSGDGGSGSIHFYRDKSVNRGGPDGGSGGKGGNILIQGNSHIHTFLHLRYHKHWIAKSGLPGKGNNITGANGKDLLIEVPIGTIVKDEKKNIIMEITQNFQKEVLFRGGKGGKGNVFFKNSICQSPYYAQPGIKTKGNWIFLELKILADVGFIGFPNTGKSTLLSTITRAKPKIGNFAFTTTIPHIGVVKTDFNSFLVADIPGIIEKASEGKGLGHDFLRHAERNSVLLFLISSDTKNKKKEYFILLNELKKFNSNFLKKKRLLAISKSDLIKDEKKKKIRESFFNKFKEDIVFISSFTKEGLSELIQKLWEMIKK
- the clpX gene encoding ATP-dependent Clp protease ATP-binding subunit ClpX, with the protein product MEDSLKCNFCGRNKNNITFLVSGINGHICNLCIEKTYSIIHKKFYEKNTHKNNNEFIEIKKPKEIKTFLDQYVIGQNEAKKILSVAVYNHYKRIQKQNSTKKNIEIEKSNVLLIGNTGTGKTLLAKSISKLLKVPFAIADATTLTEAGYVGEDVESILTKLLQSVNYDIDSAEKGIIFLDEIDKISRKSNNPSITRDVSGEGVQQALLKILEGSVINVPPQGGRKHPDQKMIQVNTENILFIGGGTFDGMEKIISDRIEKTSIGFITKKRKKIDSEKNGLENNILAEDLKKFGLISEIIGRFPVITYLNPLNKNMLKKILVEPKNALIKQYKKLFDMDHISLNITDEALNIIVDQTLQLGLGARGLRTFCEKIFVDYMFDIENIQPTLNIDQDIVKQKLFCS
- a CDS encoding CTP synthase gives rise to the protein MKTKYIFVTGGVTSSLGKGIISASLGMLLKARGYKVSILKLDPYFNIDPGTLNPYEHGECFVTKDGAETDLDLGHYERFLNQPTTKENNVTSGLIYKTVIDNERKGYYLGTTVQVIPHITNEIKRRIKILGESRNCDIIITEIGGTVGDIESLPYIESVRQLKWELGKFNGLVIHLTLLPYITVTGEIKTKPTQHSVRNLMENGIQADIIVCRTEKHISNNIRKKLALFCNVKPKHVIESIDTKIIYEIPCLLHLQNFDEVVLNHLNLSTLPIPNLKKWKIFIKKHKNPKFETKIALVGKYVSLHDSYKSIIEALIHAGTENETYVNIKWIYSEMIKEKNLKKYFKGISGILVAPGFGNRGIEGKILAAKYARENEIPFFGICLGMQIAVVEFARNVLGFKKAESHETNPNTSHPVISLMEKQKKSTHIGGTMRLGNWKCSLVEGSKIFSIYGGKKEIFERHRHRYEFNNNYLKYFSNAGMKAVGINPETGLVEALELENHIFFLGVQYHPEYQSTVTNPHPLFTNFIQVSIDSQNSSYI